The sequence TGCCCCGAAGTCGCAATCATGTTCCCCAAATACCAGACCGGCCCCATCAACGGCGACCAGGTCAACGACGAGGACATGCGGCGCGAAAAAATGAAGGTCGACATCAGCAGCCTCCTCGGTGGCGACATCTACGCCCGACTCCGCGACCGCAGCGCTGCCGCCAAATCCCGCTTCAGCAAAGAGCGCAGTCCAGACAAAGCCCTCGAAGAACGCAAAAAGTGTCTCACCAAGATGGTCTCCGACGGATTCATCCCCGCCGAAGTCCTCGCCGCCCTTCCTTCCCCCGAAGAAATCATGCGCAAAGCCGAAGAAGCCAAAGCCAAAGCCCAGACCGCGCTTGGGGCCTGATCTCAGATCTCCAATCAAAAATCTCAAATCATCAATCATCAATTCCCTCATGACGTGGACCCGCCGTAAATTCCTCCTCGCCTCCGCCTCCACCCTGGCCCTCCAGCAGGCCCTTCGCGCTCAATCGTTGCCCCCCACCGTCTCCCGTCTCAATCCCCTCGCTGAAGCCCCCGACTGGAACGCCCTCGAAACCTTCGCCAATACCCTGCCTCGCGAGGCCTTCGAACGCGCCATCACCAAAATCTACAACGACACCTCCGCCTTTCCCCTTCCCTGGACCATCGAAGGCGACAACCTCGTGGTCCAAACCACCTCCCCCACCACCACCCGGCCAATCCCCTTTCTCTCCGCCGGACAAAAACCCAAAAAGCCCACCCGCTACTGGCGCGCCCCCACCGAACTCCCGGCACTCACCGCCATCGACCCACCGCTCAAAGGCCTCCACATCGCCCTCGATCCAGGCCACATCGGCGGCGGCTACGCCCAAATGGAAGAACGCTGGCTCACCATGGACAACGGCGCCACCGTCGTCATGGAAGGCAGCCTCGTCCTCCAGGTCGCCAACCTCCTCAAACCCCGCCTCGAAGCCCTCGGTGCTCAAGTCACCCTCGTCCGCAGCCAGGACGCCCCCGTCACCACCGCCAAACTCGAAGACTTCCACGAACTCGCCAAAAAAATCCTCAACGACGCCGGCATCCCCGACCCACCAGCCACCTACACCGACCGACTCGACGAGCGCCGCATCATCAGCATCCAGTGGCAGGCCGAAAAACTCTTCTATCGCGTCAGCGAAATCCGCGCCCGCGCCCATCGCGTCAACCACGACCTGCGACCCGATCTTGTTCTTTGCCTTCACCTCAATGCCGAGGCCTGGGGCGATCCACAAACCCCCGCTTTCGTTGACAAAAATCATCTCCATCTCCTCGTCAACGGCTGTTACGGAGCCGACGAACTCCAATACCAGGACACCCGCTTCGAGATGCTCACCCGTCTCTTCCAGCAGACCCACGATGAAGAACTTCCCCTCGCCGACATCGTCGCCAGCGAACTCGCCAACACCACCCAACTCCCTCCTTACACCTACACTTCAAAGAACGCCCGCCGCGTCACCGAGAACCCCTACGTTTTCGCCCGCAATCTGCTCGCCAGCCGCCTCTATCAATGCCCCGTGCTCTACTTCGAGCCCTACGTGATGAACCACGAGCAGACTTATAAACGCCTCACCCTCGGACATTACATCGGTAGAACCCTGCTCGACGACCAGCTCGTCACCAGCCCCCTTGAAGACTACACCCGAGGCGTCATTCGCGGCCTGAGAAAATACTACACCAAAACCCGCCAGCCCAGCTAACTCATTTAGCCTTTATCCTTTAGCCTTTCCATATGTTCCTTCTCATCGGCTGCGGCTACATTGGCGAACGCGTCGCCGACCTCCTCCATCAATCCGGCCACTCCCTCGCTGCCGTCACCCACTCCCAAGAATCCGCCGCCAAACTTCGCAGCACCAAACCCTACCCCATCCTCACCTCCGACGTTAGCAACCACGTCAACCTGCAACACCTCGCCACCCAAC comes from Phragmitibacter flavus and encodes:
- a CDS encoding N-acetylmuramoyl-L-alanine amidase, whose product is MTWTRRKFLLASASTLALQQALRAQSLPPTVSRLNPLAEAPDWNALETFANTLPREAFERAITKIYNDTSAFPLPWTIEGDNLVVQTTSPTTTRPIPFLSAGQKPKKPTRYWRAPTELPALTAIDPPLKGLHIALDPGHIGGGYAQMEERWLTMDNGATVVMEGSLVLQVANLLKPRLEALGAQVTLVRSQDAPVTTAKLEDFHELAKKILNDAGIPDPPATYTDRLDERRIISIQWQAEKLFYRVSEIRARAHRVNHDLRPDLVLCLHLNAEAWGDPQTPAFVDKNHLHLLVNGCYGADELQYQDTRFEMLTRLFQQTHDEELPLADIVASELANTTQLPPYTYTSKNARRVTENPYVFARNLLASRLYQCPVLYFEPYVMNHEQTYKRLTLGHYIGRTLLDDQLVTSPLEDYTRGVIRGLRKYYTKTRQPS